From a single Drosophila sulfurigaster albostrigata strain 15112-1811.04 chromosome 3, ASM2355843v2, whole genome shotgun sequence genomic region:
- the LOC133840093 gene encoding laminin subunit gamma-1-like, with translation MMPNFKMFLTANCALNSSQPWTTFSNVVIYKCNLCLFVIHISGECLKCIHNTAGQHCDQCLPGHFGDPLALPHGKCDRCSCYAAGTEQDEKSISRCDQVTGQCQCKPNVIGRDCGECQPGYFNIRSGNGCENCLCDPVGSYNSTCDRLTGQCHCKPGVVGVRCDQCENYYFGFSVDGCKSCECDASGSQGFQCDQTGQCPCNDNVEGHRCDRCKENKYDRHRGCVDCPDCYNLVQDAANVHRLKLKNLSSTLDEIARTPVTNDEEFEGKLRAVQDKVAVLAQDARSGSGEGGQTYVEVINDLHNRLDSMRGHLESADALQKNANDEIVKARSNYTQLHDIIDDAKKQLQQALDLLNDEGTQALAKAKNKSVEFGEQSEQISDISRDARALADRLESEAQYDLKNAKDAKDAVEKAHLLAKNAIDLQQKVGVELRSEVRLELDQVKQSLGAVAQTSKEALRKANEVYDAALTLLNDVNRQTQPDIDIAKLKQEAVAANERADLLLKQINDLSDANGNIFDEFATESKLAQVVLQRADTQKKDDIELLARAKAAHERATKAVEQGDNTLKEANNTYTKLAGFQSDVQRSSEKAAQAMELVPNIEQDINHARTLINQAANALEGANKNANEAKNNAQEAQEKYAEQASKDAELIRRKANETKVAARKLRDEADQLNSRVKLTEMNIFLLEDNSTKDDNLVDDAKRKVGQAKANTQDAQKQIEKANTELSAIKDELENLKDINTADLDKLENRLSVVESDINRVNLTGRIEKYREQRNIQKKLIDKYGDELIDLENEVANIRQISEALPAGCFRRNRLEP, from the exons ATGATGCCCAACTTCAAAATGTTCTTAACTGCCAATTGTGCTTTAAATTCAAGCCAGCCATGGACGAct ttttccAACGTTGTAAtctataaatgtaatttatgcTTATTTGTTATTCATATTTCCGGCGAATGCCTGAAGTGTATTCATAATACCGCTGGCCAGCACTGTGATCAGTGTCTGCCCGGACACTTCGGTGATCCTTTGGCGCTGCCGCATGGCAAATGTGATCGCTGCAGTTGCTATGCTGCTGGCACCGAGCAGGATGAGAAGAGCATCTCGCGTTGCGATCAGGTCACTGGACAGTGTCAGTGCAAGCCCAATGTGATTGGACGCGACTGTGGCGAGTGTCAACCAGGTTACTTTAACATTCGCTCGGGCAATGGCTGCGAGAACTGTTTGTGCGATCCTGTGGGCAGCTATAACTCCACCTGTGATCGACTCACTGGACAGTGTCACTGCAAGCCCGGTGTGGTTGGTGTGCGTTGTGATCAGTGTGAGAACTACTACTTTGGCTTCTCCGTGGATGGCTGCAAGTCATGCGAGTGCGATGCGAGTGGCTCACAGGGCTTCCAGTGCGATCAAACGGGTCAGTGTCCATGCAACGACAATGTCGAGGGACATCGTTGCGACCGTTGCAAGGAGAACAAATACGATCGTCATCGCGGCTGCGTGGACTGTCCCGACTGCTACAATCTAGTGCAGGATGCGGCCAATGTGCATCGCCTCAAGCTGAAAAATTTGAGTTCCACTCTCGACGAAATCGCTCGCACTCCTGTTACCAACGATGAGGAATTTGAGGGCAAGCTGCGCGCTGTGCAGGATAAGGTTGCCGTTTTGGCACAGGATGCACGCTCGGGCTCGGGTGAAGGGGGACAGACCTATGTGGAGGTCATCAACGATCTGCACAACCGCCTGGACAGCATGCGTGGCCATTTAGAGAGCGCCGATGCTCTGCAGAAGAATGCCAACGATGAGATTGTCAAGGCTCGAAGCAATTACACGCAACTGCACGATATTATCGACGACGCCaagaagcagctgcaacaggcTTTGGACCTGCTGAATGATGAGGGAACTCAAGCGCTGGCCAAGGCCAAGAATAAGTCCGTGGAATTTGGCGAGCAGTCCGAGCAAATCTCAGATATATCGCGTGATGCACGCGCTCTTGCCGATCGCTTGGAGTCGGAGGCACAGTACGATCTGAAGAATGCCAAGGACGCCAAGGACGCCGTAGAAAAGGCACATCTATTGGCCAAGAATGCCATTGATCTGCAGCAAAAGGTGGGCGTCGAATTGCGCTCCGAAGTGCGACTCGAACTCGATCAGGTGAAGCAATCGCTGGGCGCCGTTGCTCAAACCTCCAAGGAGGCGTTGCGCAAGGCCAACGAAGTCTACGATGCGGCTCTCACGCTGCTCAACGATGTCAATCGTCAGACACAGCCGGACATTGACATCGCTAAGTTGAAGCAGGAGGCGGTTGCGGCCAACGAACGTGCCGACTTGCTGCTCAAGCAGATCAACGACTTGTCCGACGCCAATGGCAATATCTTCGACGAATTTGCTACCGAAAGCAAGCTGGCCCAAGTAGTGCTTCAACG CGCCGATACCCAAAAGAAGGACGACATTGAGCTGCTTGCGCGTGCCAAGGCAGCACATGAGCGTGCAACCAAGGCTGTGGAACAAGGCGACAACACGCTCAAGGAGGCCAACAACACATACACCAAGCTGGCCGGCTTCCAGTCTGATGTGCAGCGCTCCTCGGAGAAGGCAGCCCAGGCCATGGAATTGGTGCCCAACATTGAGCAGGACATTAATCATGCGCGCACTCTGATCAACCAGGCGGCCAATGCCCTGGAGGGTGCCAACAAGAACGCCAATGAGGCCAAGAACAATGCACAAGAGGCACAGGAGAAGTATGCCGAACAAGCATCCAAG GATGCAGAGTTGATTCGTCGCAAGGCCAATGAGACCAAGGTTGCAGCTCGTAAGCTGCGCGATGAGGCTGATCAGCTGAATAGTCGCGTTAAGCTGACGGAAATGAACATCTTCCTCCTGGAGGATAATTCAACCAAAGATGATAATCTGGTGGACGATGCCAAGCGCAAGGTGGGTCAAGCCAAGGCCAACACGCAGGATGCTCagaagcaaattgaaaaggcCAACACCGAGCTGTCCGCCATCAAGGATGAGCTGGAGAACCTCAAGGATATCAACACCGCAGATTTGGATAAATTGG AGAATCGTCTGAGTGTGGTGGAGAGCGATATCAATCGCGTGAATCTAACGGGACGCATCGAAAAGTATCGAGAACAGCgcaatatacaaaagaaacTGATCGATAAATATGGTGACGAACTGATCGATCTGGAGAACGAGGTGGCAAACATTCGCCAAATATCAGAAGCACTGCCCGCAGGTTGCTTTAGACGCAATCGTCTAGAGCCGTAG
- the LOC133842263 gene encoding odorant receptor 67b → MQNILDQELQLIDDLPKPGLTWVEYSAYALGINVAPRKRSSRPCGFLRVFALLVNLSIIYSLIQFIMENYTVSFEAYVEAVLLSFQLSVGLVKMMYFHNYMDSCAELVYTTETGDVLKNLGLFELDLPNKRILRKSLGSILSKNWQDIDRQVMFFFKIVCMPVLYYTMRPYFQYVYDCYIIHDTCEMTLTYPAIVPFIKLGKYEFPSYSVRFFLLQSGPFWCFFAVFGFNSLFVVLTRYEACLIKILRYLVQHSTCDSVVPKSLRVPYLRCCARLFARISRHHAQIENLFKYIILVQCVISSILICMLLYKISTIMEVGWVWMGMIMVYLVTITLEISLYNVNAQKVETQSELLFYDWYNCAWYNESEDFKFIIKLMLMFSRKTFVLSVGGFTNLSHKFLVQVFRTSGNFFLLLRNMNNK, encoded by the exons ATGCAGAACATACTGGATCAGGAGTTGCAGCTGATTGACGACTTGCCCAAGCCAGGACTCACCTGGGTGGAATACAGCGCCTACGCATTGGGAATTAACGTAGCGCCAAGGAAACGCAGTTCGCGGCCCTGCGGTTT tCTACGAGTATTTGCTTTGCTGGTGAAtttaagtataatatataGCCTCATTCAATTCATTATGGAAAATTACACGGTGTCCTTTGAAGCTTATGTAGAG GCTGTTCTACTTTCGTTTCAGCTTTCGGTGGGATTAGTAAAAATGATGTACTTTCACAATTATATGGATTCCTGTGCGGAACTTGTATACACCACCGAAACAGGCGATGTGCTCAAGAACTTGGGACTGTTTGAATTGG ATTTACCCAATAAGCGGATATTACGCAAATCACTGGGTTCCATATTATCCAAAAACTGGCAAGATATTGATCGCCAGGTCATGTTCTTTTTCAAGATTGTCTGCATGCCTGTGCTGTACTATACAATGCGACCCTACTTTCAATACGTCTACGATTGTTACATAATACACGACACTTGTGAGATGACTTTAA CTTATCCAGCAATTGTGCCCTTTATAAAGCTGGGCAAATACGAGTTTCCCTCGTATTCCGTTCGTTTTTTCCTGCTGCAGTCTGGACCCTTTTGGTGTTTCTTTG CTGTCTTTGGCTTCAACAGTCTGTTTGTTGTGCTCACCAGATACGAGGCGTGTCTTATAAAGATTCTACGTTATTTGGTGCAACACTCTACATGCGATTCGGTGGTTCCCAAGTCTTTAAGAGTGCCTTATTTACGCTGCTGTGCTCGACTCTTTGCACGTATCTCAAg ACATCATGCCCAAATCGAGAACCTCTTCAAATATATCATTCTCGTTCAATGCGTCATTAGCAGCATCTTGATATGCATGTTGCTTTATAAGATCAGCACTATTATG gaAGTGGGCTGGGTTTGGATGGGCATGATTATGGTCTATTTGGTAACTATAACTCTTGAAATCAGTTTGTACAATGTCAATGCGCAAAAAGTGGAAACGCAG AGCGAGTTACTCTTCTACGATTGGTATAACTGTGCCTGGTATAATGAATCCGAAGACTTTAAGTTCATCATcaagctgatgctgatgttcTCAAGAAAAACGTTTGTGCTTAGCGTGGGCGGATTTACCAATTTGTCACACAAGTTTCTGGTGCAG GTCTTTCGCACCAGTGGAAATTTCTTTCTACTGTTGAGAAATATGAATAACAAATAA
- the LOC133842256 gene encoding peptidyl-prolyl cis-trans isomerase D, whose amino-acid sequence MTKMDATQHKLLQPVKATNPLVYLDITIGQESAGRMIIELRKDVVPKTAENFRALCTGERGIGQLGQPLHYKGTRFHTIKRVFAVQGGDLVHNDGTSGESIYGPLFEDENFELTHNDEGVVSMANYGKPHTNNSQFFITAVGCENLNGTNVVVGRVLRGLGIVAEMEQNCTDDAHPTVDIMISDCGELAPDTDWGVDCNDETTDKLPPYPQDWTGKFNKPTSDATVQLLTGLRQSGNHFFQLGRYHEARAKYRKANRYYTMLRKNFDWQQLKGCPDDTDLRKLDDFSVVNNINMAAVELKLENYQYAKYECSEAIRLDPNCSKAFYRRGQAQSAMRNYEEAIKDLKHAHKLLPENKQILNELNSAKQLLAEYNKQQRKALKKLFN is encoded by the exons ATGACAAAAATGGATGCAACGCAACACAAGCTGCTACAGCCCGTGAAGGCGACGAATCCCTTGGTGTATTTAGATATCACCATTGGCCAGGAAAGCg CGGGACGCATGATAATTGAACTGCGCAAGGATGTTGTGCCAAAGACAGCGGAAAATTTCCGTGCTCTGTGCACAGGAGAACGTGGCATCGGGCAGTTAGGGCAACCACTGCACTACAAGGGCACACGCTTCCACACCATCAAGCGAGTATTTGCCGTCCAAGGCGGCGATCTGGTACACAATGATGGCACCAGCGGCGAGAGCATCTATGGACCACTCTTCGAGGACGAGAACTTTGAACTGACG CACAATGACGAAGGCGTCGTCAGCATGGCCAACTATGGCAAGCCACACACCAACAACTCACAGTTCTTCATCACAGCCGTTGGCTGCGAGAACCTCAATGGCACCAATGTCGTTGTGGGTCGTGTGCTACGTGGTCTCGGTATTGTGGCTGAAATGGAGCAGAACTGCACGGATGATGCACATCCCACGGTGGACATTATGATCAGCGACTGTGGCGAACTAGCACCAGACACGGATTGGGGAGTAGACTGCAATGATGAGACAACAGACAAACTGCCACCATATCCACAAGATTGGACGGGCAAATTCAACAAGCCAACT TCCGACGCTACAGTTCAGCTGCTCACGGGCTTGCGGCAATCGGGTAATCACTTCTTTCAGCTTGGCAGATATCATGAAGCACGTGCCAAATACCGCAAGGCGAATCGTTACTACACAATGCTGCGCAAGAACTTCGACTGGCAGCAACTCAAAGGCTGCCCTGATGACACGGATCTACGTAAGCTCGACGACTTCTCAGTGGtgaacaacatcaacatggCTGCCGTGGAGCTGAAACTAGAGAATTATCAGTATGCCAAATACGAATGCTCAGAGGCTATACGTCTGGATCCCAATTGCAGCAAGGCGTTCTATAGACGCGGCCAAGCGCAAAGTGCCATGCGAAACTATGAAGAGGCTATCAAGGACCTGAAGCATGCCCACAAATTGCTACCGGAGAACAAACAGATCCTGAACGAACTGAACAGTGCCAAGCAGCTGTTGGCCGAATACAATAAACAGCAACGAAAAGCGCTCAAGAAACTGTTCAATTAG
- the LOC133842260 gene encoding serine protease 1-like, translating into MKLAFGILFLGMAFAATTPGAPSEDFIPDNIITNGYTAPEGKAPYIVFLTFRRGDWNAWCGGSIIGHNWVITASHCTKPYDSVTIYYGSLHRNQGQVVLTVSGNNNIINHRSDDIALIRTPHVNFNNAINRVRLPGFSDRNNRYVNRWTTACGWGRTTTTNTPDRLMCVDSQVISNAQCRRTYNSNWVKDQILCVSTTGGRSICAGDSGGPLVTIDDQILIGVTNFYNEGGCTTGKPSGFARVTSHLGWIRQHTGISY; encoded by the coding sequence ATGAAGCTCGCGTTTGGAATTCTGTTTCTCGGAATGGCCTTTGCAGCCACCACACCTGGAGCACCTTCTGAGGACTTCATACCCGACAACATCATCACCAATGGCTACACGGCACCAGAGGGTAAAGCTCCCTACATTGTCTTTCTCACATTTCGCAGGGGCGACTGGAATGCTTGGTGTGGTGGCTCCATCATTGGCCACAACTGGGTGATCACCGCTTCGCACTGCACCAAGCCCTACGACTCGGTGACCATCTACTACGGTTCACTGCATCGTAACCAGGGTCAAGTGGTGCTCACTGTgtctggcaacaacaacatcatcaatcATCGCAGCGATGATATTGCTTTAATACGCACTCCCCACGTCAACTTCAACAATGCCATCAACCGAGTCCGGCTGCCCGGCTTCAGTGATCGCAATAATCGTTATGTCAACCGATGGACTACAGCTTGTGGCTGGGGTCGCACAACCACAACTAACACCCCTGATAGGCTGATGTGCGTTGACTCTCAGGTGATTTCCAATGCCCAATGCCGACGCACATATAATTCCAACTGGGTGAAGGATCAAATATTGTGTGTGAGCACGACTGGTGGTCGATCCATTTGTGCCGGAGATTCGGGTGGACCTCTCGTCACCATAGACGATCAGATTTTAATAGGCGTCACCAACTTTTACAATGAAGGCGGTTGCACCACGGGAAAACCATCGGGATTTGCTCGTGTCACGAGCCATTTGGGCTGGATTCGACAACACACGGGCATTTCATATTAA
- the LOC133842261 gene encoding serine protease 1-like — protein MKVLLLVSLLSLAIASADNSTEVPDELDALPDSIITNGYQAARGQAPYIVFLSFGNSFCGGTIIGPTWVVTASHCTKPYNSVTIYYGSLRRAQGEVVHTVRGNNIINHPSDDIALIRTPRVSFNNNIRSIRLPPQSERNNEYVGVTGLACGWGETTSTSTPNRLQCVNLQVISQEECRRTYSADWAKPQVLCVATPGGRSTCFGDSGGPLTAENNQILIGVTNFVSARGCTSGDPSGFARVTSHLDWINQHTGISY, from the coding sequence ATGAAAGTGTTGCTTTTAGTTTCTCTGCTCTCTCTGGCTATTGCCTCCGCAGACAACAGCACCGAGGTGCCTGATGAGTTGGACGCACTTCCCGACAGCATCATTACCAATGGCTATCAGGCAGCTCGGGGCCAAGCTCCCTACATTGTGTTTCTATCTTTTGGCAACTCGTTCTGTGGCGGCACAATTATTGGACCCACCTGGGTGGTGACTGCATCCCATTGCACAAAGCCCTACAACTCGGTGACCATCTACTACGGTTCTCTAAGACGTGCCCAGGGTGAAGTTGTGCACACTGTGCGGGGCAACAATATCATCAACCACCCGAGCGATGATATCGCCTTGATACGCACTCCACGTGTCAGcttcaacaacaatatcagAAGCATTCGACTTCCTCCTCAAAGTGAACGCAATAATGAATATGTAGGAGTAACGGGCTTGGCTTGTGGCTGGGGAGAAACAACCTCAACGAGCACACCCAACAGGCTGCAGTGCGTTAATTTGCAGGTGATCAGTCAGGAAGAATGTCGTCGCACATACAGTGCGGATTGGGCAAAGCCTCAAGTACTTTGTGTGGCAACTCCTGGCGGCAGATCGACTTGTTTCGGCGACTCAGGTGGCCCGTTGACTGCcgaaaacaatcaaattttgATCGGAGTCACCAACTTCGTCTCTGCCAGAGGCTGCACATCTGGAGATCCATCTGGATTTGCTCGTGTCACTAGCCATCTGGACTGGATAAATCAGCATACTGGCATTTCGTATTGA
- the LOC133845166 gene encoding serine protease 1-like — protein MYALFTILAVAAVAVAADNQTALEEEELQVENIITNGYPAYEGKAPYIVGLKMGKNNNNGRWVGAGTIIAHNWVLTAAHCIAEADFAEIHYGSNRAWNGQYNHKVYKPNLIVHENSRFDIGLIRTPHVDFHSRVNKVNLPKFSQRNEQFVNWWAVACGWGGMANGQLADWLQCIDVQIISNDECRRTYGSGLLDQVLCTRTTGGRATCGGDSGGPLVTHDNPIVVGITAFGVAGPCDAGHPDGFVRVTSHLEWIRDKSGVAYY, from the coding sequence ATGTACGCGCTGTTCACAATTCTGGCTgtggctgcagttgcagttgcagctgacAATCAGACTGCCTTGGAGGAAGAGGAGTTACAGGTGGAGAACATTATAACCAATGGCTATCCAGCCTACGAGGGCAAGGCACCGTACATTGTGGGTCTAAAGATGGgcaagaataataataacggaCGCTGGGTGGGCGCTGGCACTATCATAGCACACAACTGGGTGCTGACTGCCGCCCACTGCATCGCAGAAGCTGACTTCGCGGAAATACATTACGGTTCTAATCGGGCCTGGAATGGTCAATACAATCACAAGGTCTATAAGCCCAACTTAATTGTACACGAGAATTCACGATTTGATATCGGTCTCATACGCACTCCTCACGTCGACTTCCACTCGAGGGTGAATAAGGTCAATCTACCCAAGTTCAGTCAACGCAACGAACAATTCGTGAACTGGTGGGCTGTGGCCTGTGGTTGGGGAGGAATGGCGAATGGACAACTTGCCGACTGGTTGCAGTGCATCGATGTGCAGATCATAAGCAATGACGAATGTCGTCGCACCTATGGATCAGGCTTGCTCGACCAGGTATTGTGCACAAGGACCACGGGTGGCAGGGCCACGTGTGGCGGTGATTCTGGTGGACCTTTGGTCACCCACGATAATCCCATTGTGGTCGGCATCACAGCATTCGGCGTAGCTGGGCCCTGTGATGCCGGACATCCCGATGGCTTCGTACGTGTGACCTCCCACCTCGAATGGATACGAGACAAATCTGGGGTGGCATATTACTAG
- the LOC133845314 gene encoding serine protease 1-like codes for MFALLTILAVAAVAVAADNQTALEEEELQVENIITNGYPAYEGKAPYIVGLKMGKNNENGDWLGAGTIIAHNWVLTAAHCIAEADFAEIHYGSNRAWNGQYNHKVYKPNLIVHENSRFDIGLIRTPHVDFHSRVNKVNLPKFSQRNEQFENWWAVACGWGGMANGQLADWLQCIDVQIISNDECRRTFGSGLLDEILCTRTTGGTSPCGGDSGGPLVTHDNPVLVGITSFGAAGPCDAGLPAGFTRVSSHIEWIRDKSGVAYY; via the coding sequence ATGTTCGCGTTGCTAACGATTCTGGCTgtggctgcagttgcagttgcagctgacAATCAGACTGCCTTGGAGGAAGAGGAGTTACAGGTGGAGAACATTATAACCAATGGCTATCCAGCCTACGAGGGCAAGGCACCGTACATTGTGGGTCTAAAGATGGGCAAGAATAATGAGAACGGAGACTGGCTGGGCGCTGGCACTATCATAGCACACAACTGGGTGCTGACTGCCGCCCACTGCATCGCAGAAGCTGACTTCGCGGAAATACATTACGGTTCTAATCGGGCCTGGAATGGTCAATACAATCACAAGGTCTATAAGCCCAACTTAATTGTACACGAGAATTCACGATTTGATATCGGTCTCATACGCACTCCTCACGTCGACTTCCACTCGAGGGTGAATAAGGTCAATCTACCCAAGTTCAGTCAACGCAACGAACAATTCGAGAACTGGTGGGCTGTGGCCTGTGGCTGGGGAGGAATGGCGAATGGACAACTTGCCGACTGGTTGCAGTGCATCGATGTGCAGATCATAAGCAATGACGAATGTCGTCGCACCTTTGGATCAGGCTTGCTCGATGAGATATTGTGCACAAGGACCACGGGTGGTACATCACCGTGTGGCGGTGATTCTGGTGGACCTTTGGTCACCCACGACAATCCCGTTTTGGTTGGCATCACATCATTCGGCGCCGCTGGTCCCTGTGATGCCGGACTTCCCGCAGGCTTCACACGTGTGAGCTCCCACATCGAATGGATACGAGACAAATCTGGGGTGGCATATTACTAG
- the LOC133844689 gene encoding serine protease 1-like, translated as MMKQFLLLLPLAFCCAFALENKSDSTILPHDEDFELNLEPDSIITHGYPAYEGKAPYIVSLNLRRDDSNGLTLCGGSIIAHNWVLTAAHCTNDKHYVDIHYGSNWRWNGQYNHRVRSNNFIQHHLWPNTNGNDIALIRTPHVDFTDRVNRVRLPTFNQRNELFENWWAVTCGWGGQANGQLADWLQCADLQIMSNQECSKSYGNIPIGILCISTPGGKSTCGGDSGGPLVTHDNPILVGVTSFVSSAGCTSGSPAGFTRVTAHLDWIRQHSGVAYY; from the coding sequence ATGATGAAACAGTTTCTACTACTTTTGCCTTTGGCATTTTGCTGTGCATTTGCTTTGGAAAATAAGAGCGACTCGACAATTTTGCCGCATGATGAAGATTTCGAACTTAATCTCGAGCCCGATAGCATCATCACCCATGGTTATCCTGCATACGAAGGAAAGGCTCCTTACATTGTCAGTCTAAATCTGAGAAGAGACGACAGCAATGGCCTAACTTTGTGCGGTGGATCGATCATAGCCCACAATTGGGTGTTGACAGCTGCACATTGTACTAACGACAAGCACTACGTGGATATTCATTATGGATCAAACTGGCGCTGGAATGGTCAATACAATCACAGAGtccgcagcaacaacttcattCAGCACCATCTCTGGCCCAACACCAATGGTAATGACATCGCTCTGATCCGCACACCTCACGTCGACTTCACTGACAGAGTGAATAGAGTGCGTTTGCCGACCTTCAACCAAAGGAATGAACTATTCGAGAACTGGTGGGCTGTAACCTGTGGCTGGGGAGGACAGGCCAATGGTCAACTTGCTGATTGGTTGCAGTGCGCCGATCTGCAAATTATGAGCAATCAGGAATGCTCCAAGTCATATGGCAACATTCCCATTGGCATTTTGTGTATAAGTACTCCAGGTGGTAAATCCACATGTGGTGGCGACTCTGGCGGTCCTTTGGTTACCCATGACAATCCCATATTGGTGGGTGTCACCTCGTTTGTTTCGAGTGCAGGTTGCACTTCGGGATCCCCCGCTGGATTCACAAGAGTGACAGCCCACTTGGATTGGATTCGTCAACATTCTGGTGTTGCAtactattaa
- the LOC133842284 gene encoding serine protease 1-like: MKLFAVLLPLACSFVFCVASDNATTELPDLIPDSIITNGYPAYESKAPYIVSLNLRRDGSNSLTLCGGSIIAHNWVLTAAHCIHNKNYVEIHYGSNWRWNGQYNHVVRSNNFIKHHLWPNTNGNDIGLIRTPHVNFNDRVNRVRLPTFNQRNEGFVNWWAVACGWGGQANGKIADWLQCVDQQIMSNQECSRTYGNIPFGILCLRTPGGRSTCGGDSGGPLVTHDNPILVGITSFGLASGCTTGAPAGFTRVSAHLDWIRQHSGVAYY, translated from the coding sequence ATGAAACTGTTTGCAGTTCTATTGCCTTTGGCATGCTCCTTTGTTTTTTGCGTTGCAAGTGATAATGCAACGACCGAGTTGCCTGATCTCATACCGGATTCTATCATTACCAACGGTTATCCTGCTTACGAGAGCAAAGCACCCTACATCGTGAGTCTTAATCTCAGAAGAGACGGAAGCAATTCCCTGACATTGTGCGGTGGATCGATCATAGCTCACAATTGGGTACTGACTGCTGCCCATTGCATCCATAACAAAAACTACGTGGAAATTCATTATGGATCCAACTGGCGATGGAATGGTCAATACAATCACGTAGTCcgcagcaacaattttattaagcACCATCTCTGGCCCAACACCAATGGCAATGACATCGGTCTGATCCGCACACCTCATGTCAACTTCAACGACAGAGTAAACCGAGTTCGTCTGCCGACTTTCAACCAAAGAAATGAGGGATTTGTGAACTGGTGGGCAGTGGCCTGTGGCTGGGGAGGACAGGCCAACGGTAAAATTGCCGATTGGTTGCAGTGTGTCGATCAACAAATCATGAGCAACCAGGAATGCTCGAGAACCTACGGCAACATTCCGTTTGGTATTTTGTGCTTGAGGACTCCAGGTGGCAGATCCACTTGTGGTGGCGACTCTGGTGGACCTTTGGTTACTCACGACAATCCCATATTGGTTGGAATCACATCATTCGGTTTAGCCTCAGGTTGCACAACTGGCGCCCCGGCTGGATTCACACGAGTCTCAGCCCACTTGGATTGGATACGTCAACACTCTGGTGTTGCTTATTATTAA
- the LOC133842259 gene encoding serine protease 1-like, whose translation MKLLLILCSLAFALASIKESTILPYEEQPDSIITNGYAAPDGKAPYIVSIALRTPGSNGVGLCGGSIIANTWVLTAAHCLTTVPYVDVYYGSNNLWQGQITHRVQRSDFIRHHLYPAPGYDIALIRTPHVNFSSRINRIQLPSFNRKQDRFENVGAVACGWGGQADGKIADWLQCIDTQTIPSTECRRTFKEAVDGTICISTPGGRSTCQGDSGGPLVTHNNPTLVGVTAFGSPQCTRGLPAVFTRVSAHIDWIYQQSGVGYYYL comes from the coding sequence ATGAAGTTGCTGTTGATCTTGTGCTCTCTGGCCTTTGCCTTGGCAAGTATAAAGGAATCGACGATTTTACCGTATGAGGAACAACCAGATAGCATTATAACCAATGGCTATGCAGCTCCCGATGGCAAAGCTCCCTACATTGTCAGCATTGCGCTTCGGACACCAGGCAGCAACGGCGTTGGATTGTGCGGTGGTTCCATCATTGCCAACACTTGGGTGCTGACAGCAGCGCATTGCCTTACTACTGTGCCGTATGTGGACGTCTATTACGGATCGAATAATTTATGGCAGGGGCAGATCACACATCGAGTGCAACGCAGCGATTTCATACGACATCATCTCTACCCTGCCCCCGGCTATGACATCGCCTTGATTCGCACGCCCCACGTGAATTTTAGCAGTCGGATCAATCGCATTCAATTGCCGAGCTTTAATCGCAAACAGGATCGTTTCGAGAATGTGGGAGCTGTTGCCTGCGGTTGGGGAGGACAGGCTGATGGCAAAATTGCCGACTGGTTGCAGTGCATCGATACCCAGACCATACCGAGTACCGAATGCCGCAGAACCTTCAAGGAAGCTGTTGATGGGACAATTTGCATTAGCACACCTGGTGGTCGATCCACTTGTCAAGGTGATTCTGGCGGTCCCTTGGTTACCCACAATAATCCCACTTTGGTTGGCGTTACGGCATTTGGATCTCCACAATGCACTCGCGGTTTGCCGGCTGTATTCACTCGTGTGAGTGCTCACATCGATTGGATATACCAGCAGTCTGGTGTGGGTTACTACTACCTTTAA